Genomic window (Chryseobacterium sp. H1D6B):
CGTTGTACTTATATTTATAAGCAGGGTTTCCGTTCAGGACATTATAACCCTCATGCTTTAACCCAAAAGGGTAATAGTTATTTTCTTCAAGAACTTCTGCTCCGGAGCCGTTGTTTAAGTAGCTTAAACGCACATTTCCTAAATGATCTGTATAATTGTAAATATACTTATTATTTTTAAAATTGTAATACCCTTCAGCAGTAGGAACAAAATCTAAAGAAACAGCTCCCAGATAATTAACAGTATACTGAAAACCGTCTAAATAATCCGTAACAGTTATTCTCTCCGTAGAGTTTTTGATAAAGAAATTAGTATATTTTTTTCTCAGCTTTGCACCGTCTGCACGGTAGGTATACTCTGTTCTTATATTTCTCAGCTCATTCTCTCCTGTCGCCGGGTTTCTGATGATGTACGAAGATTCAAACTTTATTTGTTTTGGAAGATTTAGAAAATTGTAATTAAGCTCTAAGAGCCCTTTATCTATTTCATTCTTCATATTGCCGTTCTCATCATAGGCAATGGTATTTCCTGATGCATCGGGATAGCCCTGATAGTTGGATGAGGTATCCGTAACAGAGGTTAATCTGTTTCCGGTATAGTGATAAGCAAGATCATCGATCTGTTCAGCCATTCCTGAAGCTCCTCTGCCGTTTCTCTTCAGAGAAGCAATATTTCCATTCTGGTCATAATCCATGCTTTCATTGTATAATTTATTCTGCGGAACAGATGAGTCCGGCTCAGAATAAATACCGTTTTTAAGCCTATTTAAAGAATCATACTGGTAAGAATATCTTCTTAATATACCGTCCTGAGAAGTTTTCCAGTCGATTTCCGCAATATTCCCATTATATCTCCCAGGTGCAAGAGCAGCAGCAACCGGGCTGGTATATTTTATTTCATATCCAAATAATTTTCCGCTCAGACTGGCAGGATCATTGATCTTTGTCATCCAGCCTCTGATGTTGTAAGCATAGTCAATACTCTGCAGATTATTTCCTACTTTCTTATTAGATAATTGGGAGATCTCATTATAGGTATTTTCTGCCAGTAATTCCTGAGGCTGCCCGCTGATCTGATGGTACTGTTTTTTAAGCCTGTTCTGGGCGTCATACTCAAAAGTTTCTGTGATCACTTTTTCCGTATCTGCTACTAATCTTTTATGATATGCTTTAGTCTGTTTTACAGCACCTGCAAAATCCAGCTCTGTCTCAGTTTTAGTATACCCTCCTAAGTGGTTGGATGTATAGCTTCCAATCGGTCTTCCTTTAGAATCGTAATAAGTATATTTTTTTGTCCAGTTGTCATCTTCAATATTTTTTAGGTAAGATGCCAGCGGCAGTGTTCTGGTATTTCTGGCCGCAGTGCTTTGTCCCGGCTGTTTCAGTACTTCCTGATTCATAATAGAAGCAGGAACCGCCACATCTCCTGAAAGCGGAGGGTAAGTGTCGTAATAATTGACTGTAAGAATCTTGTCTATTGTTGTGGGGTAAACAGTGTTGCCGTAATAGACCGTCATATTACTGCTGGTAAATCCTGACTGGCTTCTTGCCTCTGCAGAGGGCTGGCCCTGGCCTATATAATAATTAACACTTTCCTGTATCTGTGCTCTGCTGAACCAAGCTCCAATATCCGCCGTTCCGCTGTAAACAACCCTTGAAAACTTATCATATTTTGTGAAAAGCCATTTTCCTGCAGGTTTCATAACAGCATCCTGACTCATAACCAGCCTGTCCTGTTTATCATACACCATATACTCCCAGCCTTTTCCGGGAAGTTTTTTTTCTGCCAGCCTCTGTCTGCTGTCATATTTGTACTGATAACAGAGATCGGCAAGAACTGTATTATCCACAGCAGCTGCCGCAGAAGCCAGCGGCGGTATTACAAATGCTAACTGCATATATTCATTATACACATAATAAGTATCTGCGTTTTCTGTGGCACTTACTGCTTTTCTTACCAGAACAGTCTGCCCGAAACCGTCTTTGAATTCTATGGTTTTGTTTCCGTCTTCATCCGTAACTGTATTTTTGCTTAATTCTCCTGCCAGATAACCGGAACTTAACCTTAACTGGCTTTCATATATTTTATCTGCGGTATTCCAGATTGTAACGGTTTCAAACTTTTTCACCTGGTCTGCCGTGCTGTTGACATCATAACTGAACTTTACAGACCTGCCCGCCCATGCATTTCCCGTCTGCTTCTGCTCCAGAACTCTCTCCAAAGGTGAACTTTCTAATACCTTTTCTGTATAGATCTTTTCTCCAGCATAAAATCCTGCGGCATCTGAAACCGGATAAGGGACTAAACCTGAACTTTGGGGATAAACAGCTCCGCCTGCAGTAGAAGACTGGGGAACCGGAAGATAATCTCTCGTCTTTCTTCCCAGTTCATCATAGACCACCGGCGTCACCAGATCTTTTCCGGAAGGGGTTCCTTTTACATTCACGACCTGCTTCGGCCTTCCTAAAAAGTCAAAATACTGTACGGTTTCTATTTTCTTTACACAGTCTGCATCCAGACATGAGATGCTTTGTATATAATTTTCTGTGTTTGTCTGTGCATATGATAATCCTGCTGCAAACAAAACACTGAATAATGTTATAATTTTTTTCATTCTTTCTAATTTCTAAAATCTAACTTCTACTCTATTATTGTTTGTAGTTGTATTTATATTTTTTTAACACTTTTCCCTCTTCATCTACTACCTGCTTCAGTCTGCCGGCATTGTCATATTGATACATTTCGCGGATTCCTGAAGGAGGCGTCATGCTTTTCATTCCTGTCAAAGGATCATACACATAGGTAGTAATCAGGTAGTCTGCTAAAGCAGTATTATTTCCGAATGCATCTAAGGCATCAACCAAAAGCTTTTCTGAAGCTGCATCTGTATCAGCATCAGATTTTGCTGTAATATCTGCGGTATAAGCCGAGATCTGGCCGTAAGAAGCACCTTCAATTTTCGCGATTGGCTGGGTTTTATGATATCCCCAGACTACAGTAACCGGAATACCTTCTTTGGTCGTATACTGTTCCAGATTTCCTCTGCTGTCATATCTGTCATATACAATCTCAGTACTCACTGTATTATTCGGAATGTCATACATCAAAACTGAGCTTGGAAATAAATTGGCAGCGTCATATTTAATTTCCTTCTTTGACACTATTTTTCCTGCATCAGAAGTATTCTTTTTGATCGTTACTGCCGTCTCTAATGGGATACCGAACATATTCGCTGTAATTAATTTCTGAATGTTTTTATCCAGTGCGTATTTATATGCCGTTTCCTGAATAACTCCGTTAGAAGAAGTTTCTCGTTCTAAATTCGTTCTGAAATTATTTTCATTTCTGAAAGTCTCTCTTTTCGTTTCAGAAAATCCGGAATCAAAATAATTTCTGGAGGTAACAGTTTCATTTTTCATCCAGGCAGTTATTGTATAAACATAATTAGTCCCGTTATTGGCCAGACGGTAAGGTTCTGTGGGAGAATAGTCCTGCGGCGTATACTCAAAAATATCTTCGGACAGTTTTTTATTTAAGGCATTATATACTTCTTTCTTTTCCAAAAGGCCGTCACGTGTAAGCGTATAATTAGGAATAATCCGACTGCCGTTTACAGGATAAGCATCGATGGTTTTAAAGTAATATTTTGTAAAACCTTCTGTACTTCCTGAAACTTTTACATTTTTGTAGATCATCACCGGGTTGGCTGGTGTCAGTCCGTCTGTTAAGGATCCTCCCTCTACAAAATAGCTGCTTGACACTCCAGGGTCGTCAAATTTATTGTAGCTGTATTCTTCAGTCTTTATCGGAATAGAAGTTGCATTAAAATCTGTCCCGCTGACATTATAATGCTTAATTTGTGTTACCCGGGGCAGTGCTCTGTGATATGATTTCAATTCTTTAACCTGAGTAGGCTCGCCTGTTGTTTTGACAGCACTAAATTCGATCCCGCCGGGAAAGCTTCCCGCTGTTGTACTGCTGAGCGATGCATAATATTCTCCCGCCGCCATTGTTATTTTATTTTTTTCAGGGAAATTATTTGAATTATCTGAAAATGCAGTTCCCAGACTGTATGGAGTCGCCTGATAAGTGCTCCCCACTTTTTTATAAAAAATGAGCGTCCATAAATAACCCGCCAGACTTCCGGCAGGTACATCTACAGTAACTTCTTTTTCTTCTGAAAGCGTAAAAAAATACTTTTTGTCTGTACTGCTGAACTGGTCAAAGACAGTACTTCCAATATCTTCTGTAGGGGCAGGAATTATTTTGTCCACTTCATAGGAGAAATAGGGTACAAATTCAAAATTATACTGGATGATTCCTCCAGTGGGCGGCTGTACTGTATTAAGTACCGGTGCACCGTAAATATTCTCGATTCCCGGCCCGTCTTCTAAAGGAGGCGGATAACCGGCAGCCATGCCTACACTGTTATATCCGTATTTCGTTTTTTCCAGCACAGTACCGTCTGCATCAACCTTATTTACAGCGGTCAGCAGCCCGTTCAGTTCAAAGGTATGCTTTGATACAAACTGATTATCTGCCGTTTTCAAGGTTATACTTTTAAGCCTGAATTTATCGGATCTGGGGGAAAATTCTTTTTCTTCATATCCAAGTTCAATAATTCCTCTGTCTTTTATTTCAATACGGCTGAGCTTATTAGACTCCGACTCTGTAATAGCATTTCCCATGCCTACAGGATAGGTGAGGTCTCTAAAATAGATAAATTTGGCTAGTTCCTGGTTATTCTCATCTTGAATCGAAGTCAGGAAAAAAGCACTTCTGTACTTAAATCTGGCATACATTATACCCATGTTGGGAAATCCCCATCTCCAGACCGTAGTCGTAGAAAAATTGTAGGTTTCAAATTTATATTTGATCCCTCTGTCATTAGTAATGGTAAAAGAATCTAAAACTAATGTAGATTCATTAGTGTTTCTATGATATTCGATTTTTGAGGTGGTCTCTGTAAGCTTAACCAGCCGGAATGAATTATCGGCGGTATTTCTCATAATTCTGAATCTTCCGGATTCACCAGGAATACTGTAATTATAAATATCGTCAAAGTCATTCTTAATATAACCGAACTTTGTATTATCATCAAAAGACTCATCCGGATCATCATAAATATCTCTTGAGATCACTCCCTGTCCCAATAATGACCACCCGGCACCCAGTTCCCCTGACCAGAGGTCTCTCGATACATTTCCTGCGTGATAATTTAAACCGAGGCTGATCGTTACAGCACTGCTGCTGGTAGGAACATCTGCCAAAGGATAGGAAATATTAGGAATACCAGTCTGGATAGAAACAGGTACATTGGTATACCCCGCCAATGATGATATCGAAGGAACCGGCTGGGTAATTCCTGTATTATAGCTGAATGTCTGTCCATAATGCAACTGGCACATCATAAGCCCTGTTATGAGTAAAAATATTTTCTTCATTATCCTTAGTTTATTTCTTAATGATTTTAGCATTCGCAGATTTATTCGTATCAGTTTTAATACTTATCAGATAAGCTCCCTGAACCAGATTCTGCGTGTTGATCTTAGTCACTTTATTCTTGGTCTTAAAATTCTGAAGCTGTCTTCCTCCCATATCGTACATTGTAATATCAGCCTCCTTAAATTCAAAACCTATTTCTACATAGGCATAATCTGATACAGGATTAGGATAAATCTTGATGTCCTGTTTTTCGATCAGCTGGTCAACCTGCCTGTCTCCTAATTTCACGATCTTCCAGTTCTCCTTTCCTAATTCCTCTGCACTCGTTCCTGCCAGTATAATTGATCCGTCTCTGTTTAACATCAGATCCGAAAGCCTTTCCTCCTTCTTTCTGGATTCTCCTTTCACATACTTTCTCCATTCTTCTTTTCCGTCCTGATTCAGATACAGCATCCAGAAAGTCTCGTCGTCGTTTTCGATTCTACCTTCTGCCTGCGTGTAGCCTCCCAATAAAATTCCTTTTGAAGTTTTATCATCAGAACTGTGCAGCACGCTCATCCCCGTCAGGACATCTCTGTTCTTGAAATTGTAGGATTTCTGCCATAATTCATCGCCTCTTTCATTTAAATAAATCAGCCACAAGTCAGTTCCCTCTTCGATTCCTGCAGTTTTATTTCCTGATATTTCTGATCTGGATTCTCCTCCGATGATATATCCGTTACTCGTTAACGCTAAAGTTCTTAAGTGGTCGTCAGCCTTTCCGCCGAAGTTCTTCTCCCATTCTACTTTTCCTTCTTTACTGAGCTTTACGATCCAGTAGTCGCCTTCGCCGTAGTTCTCTGTTTTCTTGGTTCCGCCAGCACTGCTTCTTGAGTAGATACCGATTAAAGCACCCCCGTCTTTTGTAGGAATCATTTTTTCTGCTTCATCAAGGCCTTTTCCTCCCAATACTATTTCAGAAAGAACCTTTCCGTTTTTATCAAGTTTTGTCACCGTGACGTCTTTTGAACCGTAACCTTTCAATGCATTCTGTATATTTCCTGCCACGAAACATCCTAAATCTGAAGTCTGTATCACTGCTCTGGCTTCCTCATCAGAAGACGTTCCCAGTGTTTTCTGCCAGATCTCGTCCCCGAATTCATTGATTTTTACCAGCCAGATATCTGATCCTCCTTTTGAATCTTCTTTTTTATCAAGCCCTTTCCCTGAATACGAAGTTCCTGCCAGAAGAAATCCTCCCTCCTGCGTTGCAACTGCGGCTGACAAAAAATCATGGTTCTGTCCTGAGAAATACTTTTCCCAGACCTGTTCTCCCTTCTGGTCAAGTTTTACGAGATGATAGTCGTAGCCGTTATTCTGTTTATTTCCTGATGCTAATTTTGAAGCCTGGATGGAGCTTCCTGTAATTAAATACTGCTGGTCGATGGTGGTAACCACCCTGCTTAAGAAATCCTGCGTATTGGATTTGATGTCCTTCTGCCAGACTACTTCCTGCGCAGACACACTGAAGCATGTACACACAGCCAGTACGCTCATGTAGAGTTTTTTCATCTATTTAGTGTATTATAAATTAATGATAGTTTTATTATTGAAATTCTGCAAATTTAACACTTTTTAATGATTATTAAAACAGTATTAATGAAATAAAATATAGATTTTAACCCAGCTCTGTGTTTTATATTTTCATTAATTATTTATTTTATTTTGTAAATTTAAGTCAGCGCAGCGACAAAGCTTGTCGTATTAAATTCAAGCCAATAATAAAATAAAAATGCCTGAAATTTCTTCAGGCATCGTCATAACAATTGACAAAGATTAAAAAAAAAGATAGGGTATATTAATTTTCAAAATAATGGATACTTCCTACCTCCGGCAGATGTACTTTATCATCATTAAAATCATTTTTCTGCTTTTGGATCTGCTCTACAAAAAAATCACTGAACAAAACATAAGAAGGCTGTTCTGCCAATTCATTTTTAAGCATTTGGTGGGCTTCTACAATTGTTTTTCCATATAATTTCCTAAAATTTCCAATGGTATACTGCGAAAACTTTCCGTAATGAACAATGAATTTCAAAGACAGATCAATGGAAACACTCAACGCTTGGCTGAGTTCTGCAATTTTCTTATTAAAAGCGTTCTGCATATTCCAGAGCATTTTAGAAATTTTCTGATAAGAAGGATCCTGGTCATACCGGTAAAATAAAATCGCGTACCCTTCGATTTCAGAGATCTCAAAATACTGGTCATTCATATCGATCAGAATAGACAAAAGCTGCCTTACAATATATTCTCCTGTATATAATTTGGTATTGAATACAAACTCTGTAAATCCGTTGAAATCCGGAATAAGTATAATCCCCTCTTGTATAGATGCTTCCATATTTAGTATTAGTTTAAAACCTGCTGCATCATAAAGACGAAGCAGGTTTCATTTTACTTTACTGCCATCCGCCGCCTACAGAGCGGTAAAGAGCTGTAATGGCATTTAAGCGCTGGGCTTTCAGGGAAGCAAGATCCAGCTCGGCCTGAAGTTTATTGGTCTGCACCAAAATCACTTCCACATAAGTCGCCGCATTATATTTAAATAAAATATCCGCTTTTTTCACTGCCTCATTAGATTTTGCTACCAGTCCTTCTGCAATTTTCTGCTGTTCTTCCAGCTTTTGAATCTGTACAAGAGCATCTGAAACTTCGCCAACCGCTTTTAAAACCGACTGTTTAAAATTAATCTCAGCCTGCTCAGCCAGCACTTTTGACTGTTCGTATTGTGTTTTAAGCTGTTTTCCGTTTAAAACAGGCTGTGCGATTGCTCCTGCAGCCATTCCGAAAAGAGATCCGGGAATACTGAACCATTTGCTTGCCTGAAAAGCATTAATGCCGCCCTGAGCCGTAATATTTAATGATGGGTACATACTCATTTTAGCCACATGAATGGCAGCCACGCTTTTTCTAACTTCAAGCTCTGCTGTTTTAATATCAGGTCTGTAACTCAATAATTCTGAAGGAATTCCTGCCTCAATATGATCCGGAGACTGAACATTATTCAACCCTGCGCTTCTTTCAATTTTGTCAGGCATTGAACCTGTAAGAAGACTTAATGCATTTTCCTGCAAAGCGATCGAACTTTCAATAGCCGGGACTGTTTTTAAGATCTGGTCTTTTACAATTTCCTGCTGCTGTACTGCCAAAGCCGTTGTCAAACCCAGCTCCTGCTGCTTAGTTAAAAACTGCAGGGTCGTGTCAGAATATTTCAAGTTGGATCTTGTGATTTCCAGCTGTGTATCAAGCATTAATAAATTATAATACCCCTGGACTACCGAAGCAACCAATGCCGTTTTCACTGCTTTTGCCGCTTCCTGGGTCTTAAGGTATTCCGTTAAAGCCTGTTCTTTTCTGCCTTTAATCTTCCCCCAGATATCAGCCTCCCAGGAAATATTGATTGAACTTGAGTAATCTTCTGTATATTTTCTCCCCATAAACTGCCCGGCCATCATCCCGTTCATACTGTTATCTGAAGGACGGCTGATACTTGCATTAGCAATGGTCGCACTTACCGCAGGTACATTTGCCCACTTGCTCTGATTATAAGCCAATGAAGCAAATTCTATCTGTTTTAATGCTGCTTGAAGGTCGTTATTCTGAGCAACTGCTTTATCGATCAGCCCTACTAAAACAGGATCTTTAAAGAAATCTTTGTAGCTGATCTTGGCTATATTTTCATTCTGCCCCGCTGCAGCCACAGTATCGTTTCTAAACGCTTCAGGCATTTTCATTTCCGGCCGTTCATATTTCTGAACTTTACAGGAAACCGCTGTACCCGATATCAGTGCGATATATGCTATATTTTTAATTGAATTCATTTTTAAATAAATCATTTGAATTAATATTCCCAATCTGCTTCTGTGATCACTCTTCCGTTGATTCTTTCATGAAGCGCCTGGAACACCACAAAAAGAACCGGTACCACGAAAATCCCTAAAATGGTTCCGAAAAGCATCCCTGAGATCGCAGCATATCCGATAGAATGATTTCCCATTGCTGACGGTCCTACCACAAAAATCAACGGAAGCAGTCCTGTGATGAATGCTAAAGAGGTCATCAAGATAGGACGAAGACGCGCTTTTGCTCCTTCCACAGCTGATGCAATAAGGCTTTTTCCTGCTCTACGGCGCTGGATAGCAAATTCCACGATCAGAATACCGTTTTTCGCCAGCAATCCGATCAGCATCACCAAAGCGATCTGAACGTAAATATTATTAGATAAATCCGCCAGTGTAATTCCTACAAATACCCCTGACAAACCAACCGGAATAGCGATCAATACAGCAAACGGCAGAATATAACTTTCATACTGCGCCGATAATAAGAAAAACACAAACACGATACATAATCCAAAAATCATTACAGACTGAGAACTTGAACCCGCTTCTTCACGGCTCATTCCTTTATAATCATAAGTATATCCTGGAGGAAGTACCTTTTTACTCACTTCTTCAACTGCTGCCATGGCCTGTCCGGAACTGTATCCCGGAGCCGCCATTACCGTCAAATTTGAAGAATTAAACAAATTGAAACGGTCAACAACTTCTGCACCTGTTACTTGTTTTAAAGTAACCAAAGTGTTCACAGGAACCATTTGGTTAAGATTATTTTTAACAAAAATTCCGTTCAGGGACTCTTTATCTTCTCTCGTTTCAGGCGTTGCCTGTACCAATACCCTGTAATACTTCCCGAACCTGTTGAAATCCGAAGACTGGATACTTCCGTAATAGCCCTGCATTACGCCCAGCACATCAGAAACACTTACGCCTAACTGCGCCGCCTTCACCTCATCTACAAGCACTTCATACTGCGGATAGGTAACATCAAAAGTAGTATAAGCCAGTGCCACTTCTGGTCTCTGCATTAAAGCTCCCATCATACCGTAAGAGATATTTCCTAAATTCTGGAGCTCGCCGTTGGTACGGTCCTGAAGCACAAGCTCCATACCGCTGGTATTCCCAAATCCATCTACTGTCGGAGTATTTATGACTAAGAAATTCGCTCTTTTATCTTGAGAAAGCGTCCCTTGGACCTGGCCGATGATGTCATTAATATTATTGATCTTTCCTCTTTCGCCTCCTTTTTTCAATTTAACAAAAATAGAGCCTGCAGAAGATGACATGGAACCGCTGAATAAATTCAGTCCGTCTACCGATATTACTTTATCCACCGCTGAATTTTTCATTAAAACATCCTCAGTATCCGAAATAATTGCTGAAGTACGGTCTTTAGAAGCTCCTGGAGCAAGATTTACAGTAACAATAATGAAACTCTGATCTTCATCTGGAATAAATCCTTTCGGTGTTGTCATCGACATCCAAGTAAATAACCCTCCGAATGCGACGATCATCAGTAAAGCGATCCATTTTCTTTTTAATAAGAATAAAACAGCTTTTCCATAACGGAAAGTCAGTTTATTGAAATTCGTATTAAAAGCAAGGAAAAATTTGTCTTTGAAATTCATTTTTTCATGGGAACCGCCGTGATGCTGTTCTTTTAAAAGCAGGGCACATAAGGCAGGACTCAAAGTCAGTGCATTCACCGCAGAAATTACAATCGCAATTGCCAGCGTCAATGCAAACTGCTGATAAAACAATCCTGTAGAACCGCTCATAAATGCTACCGGTACAAATACTGCAGACATGATCAGTGTAATAGAAACAATTGCTCCCGTGATCTCGCTCATCGCCGACATGGTTGCTGCTCTCGGATTCAACTTTTTATGTTCCATTTTGGCATGGACGGCTTCTACCACCACAATGGCATCATCCACTACGATACCTATCGCCAGCACCAGAGCAAAAAGGGTCAGAATATTAATAGAAAATCCGAAAACATTCATAAAGAAGAAGGTTCCCACAATAGAAACCGGAACCGCAATCGCCGGAATTAAAGTAGAACGGAAATCCTGGAGGAAAATATACACGACAATAAATACAAGGATAAATGCTTCTATCAAAGTATGGATCACCTGCTCGATCGACTGATCCAATGCATCTTTCGTTGCATAAGGGATTTCATATGCCATTCCCTGCGGAAAGGATTTCTCCAGTTCTTTCATTCTTTCCTGAAGAGCAATCTGCACTTCATTCGCGTTGGAACCAGCCATCTGAAAGATCGCCATCGTTACAGAAGCTTTTTTATTGAAATTGGAAGACACGGTATAACTGTAAGCTCCAAATTCTACTTTCGCAACGTCTTTTAATTTTAAAACAGAACCGTCACTTAATGCTTTAATGGTAATATTTTCGTACTGCTCAGGTTCGGTGAATTTCCCTTTGTAACGCAGTACATACTCCATGGATTCTTTACTTCTTTCCCCGAATCTTCCAGGAGCGGCCTCTAAGTTCTGTGACTGGATCGCTCTTGAAACATCTGCCGGAGTCAGGTTATAAGAGGTCAGTTTATTAGGATCCAGCCATACCCGCATAGAATAATCTTTGTTTCCGTACACCATGGCATCTCCTACTCCTTTTACTCTTTTCAGATCTGGTACAATATTGATCTTAGCGTAGTTCTCCAGGAAAAGATCATCCATAGTACCGTCTTTACTGGTTAAAGAAACCATCGCGATCATACTGTTCTGTCTCTTCAAAGTGGTAACACCCGCCTGTACCACTTCCGCTGGAAGCTGATTGGTTACCTGCGCAACCCTGTTCTGAACATTGATAGCAGCCTGATCCGGATCAGTACCCAATTTGAAAATAACAGTAATACTTAAAGTACCGTCATTACTCGCCGTGGAGGTAATATAATCCATATTTTCTACCCCGTTGATCGCATTTTCCAATGGCGGAGCTACTGATCTTGCGATTGTTTCAGCGTTGGCTCCAGGATATACTGCAGATACCATAACGGTAGGCGGCGCAATATCCGGGAATTTTGTGATCGGCAGACTGATCATACCGACCACTCCTAATATCACCAGCAGTACTGAAATAACTGTTGCTAATACAGGCCTTTTTATAATCTTTTTTAACATAATTTCTTCTTACGATTTTTTCGGTTTAGCATTTTTTTGAGCGGCAACCGGAGTTCCCGGCTGCAGTCTGTCAAAACCGCTGACGATATACTGATCTCCTGCTTTCAGGCCTTTTGATACGATAAAGTCGTTGCCGGCTTTTCCGCTGACTTCAATCGGAAGCTGGACTGCTTTTCCGTCTTTGATAGTGAATACAAAAATTTTATCCTGAATAGCTCTTGTAGAAGCAACCGGCAGTAAAATAACATTGCTGTAAAACTGCTCCATTACTATTTTTCCGGTATTTCCGCTTCTCAACAAATTATTCGGATTGTTGAATTTTGCTCTTAATGTAATTGAACCTGTAGTTTTATTAAACTGACCTTCCACCGCATCAATTCTTCCTTTTTCAGCATAGTTTTCACCTCCGGAAAGCTGTAAAGAAACTGCAGGCGTATTTTTCACGATCTCATCAATACTGCTTCCTGCATTCTGTTTCTGAAAACTGCTGAAGTCATTTTCACTTAAACTAAAATAGGTGTACACCTGATGAATATCTGATAAAAGCGTGATCGGATCTTGATTCGTCGGCGTCAAAAGACTTCCTAAACGATAATTAAATCTTCCGATATACCCGCTTACAGGAGCTTTAATGGTAGAAAAATTAACGTTGATCTTTGCTGATTCAATGGTAGACAGAGACTGGCTTACCGCTCCTCTTGCGGCGTTATAAGATGCTTCTGCTTCTTTCACCTGGATATCTGAAACCATTTTGTTTCTGAAAAGTTCTTTTTTACGGTCCAGATCTATTTTAGATGCGGCAAGATTAGCCTGTGCTGAAATTAATGCAGCCTGTGCACTTTTAAGCTGCTCACGGAAAATCTGGTCTTCAATTTTGAACAGCGGCTGGCCGGCTCTTACATAATCTCCTTCGTCCACAAAGATTTTGGTAAGATATCCTGTCACCTGAGGCCTGATCTCTACATTAGAAATTCCTTCGATAGAAGCGGCATATTCTCTGGAAGCAGAAGCGTCTCCCTGTTTCACTGTTTCTACAGGAAGTT
Coding sequences:
- a CDS encoding T9SS type A sorting domain-containing protein, whose amino-acid sequence is MKKLYMSVLAVCTCFSVSAQEVVWQKDIKSNTQDFLSRVVTTIDQQYLITGSSIQASKLASGNKQNNGYDYHLVKLDQKGEQVWEKYFSGQNHDFLSAAVATQEGGFLLAGTSYSGKGLDKKEDSKGGSDIWLVKINEFGDEIWQKTLGTSSDEEARAVIQTSDLGCFVAGNIQNALKGYGSKDVTVTKLDKNGKVLSEIVLGGKGLDEAEKMIPTKDGGALIGIYSRSSAGGTKKTENYGEGDYWIVKLSKEGKVEWEKNFGGKADDHLRTLALTSNGYIIGGESRSEISGNKTAGIEEGTDLWLIYLNERGDELWQKSYNFKNRDVLTGMSVLHSSDDKTSKGILLGGYTQAEGRIENDDETFWMLYLNQDGKEEWRKYVKGESRKKEERLSDLMLNRDGSIILAGTSAEELGKENWKIVKLGDRQVDQLIEKQDIKIYPNPVSDYAYVEIGFEFKEADITMYDMGGRQLQNFKTKNKVTKINTQNLVQGAYLISIKTDTNKSANAKIIKK
- a CDS encoding DUF6443 domain-containing protein, which produces MKKIITLFSVLFAAGLSYAQTNTENYIQSISCLDADCVKKIETVQYFDFLGRPKQVVNVKGTPSGKDLVTPVVYDELGRKTRDYLPVPQSSTAGGAVYPQSSGLVPYPVSDAAGFYAGEKIYTEKVLESSPLERVLEQKQTGNAWAGRSVKFSYDVNSTADQVKKFETVTIWNTADKIYESQLRLSSGYLAGELSKNTVTDEDGNKTIEFKDGFGQTVLVRKAVSATENADTYYVYNEYMQLAFVIPPLASAAAAVDNTVLADLCYQYKYDSRQRLAEKKLPGKGWEYMVYDKQDRLVMSQDAVMKPAGKWLFTKYDKFSRVVYSGTADIGAWFSRAQIQESVNYYIGQGQPSAEARSQSGFTSSNMTVYYGNTVYPTTIDKILTVNYYDTYPPLSGDVAVPASIMNQEVLKQPGQSTAARNTRTLPLASYLKNIEDDNWTKKYTYYDSKGRPIGSYTSNHLGGYTKTETELDFAGAVKQTKAYHKRLVADTEKVITETFEYDAQNRLKKQYHQISGQPQELLAENTYNEISQLSNKKVGNNLQSIDYAYNIRGWMTKINDPASLSGKLFGYEIKYTSPVAAALAPGRYNGNIAEIDWKTSQDGILRRYSYQYDSLNRLKNGIYSEPDSSVPQNKLYNESMDYDQNGNIASLKRNGRGASGMAEQIDDLAYHYTGNRLTSVTDTSSNYQGYPDASGNTIAYDENGNMKNEIDKGLLELNYNFLNLPKQIKFESSYIIRNPATGENELRNIRTEYTYRADGAKLRKKYTNFFIKNSTERITVTDYLDGFQYTVNYLGAVSLDFVPTAEGYYNFKNNKYIYNYTDHLGNVRLSYLNNGSGAEVLEENNYYPFGLKHEGYNVLNGNPAYKYKYN
- a CDS encoding efflux transporter outer membrane subunit; the encoded protein is MNSIKNIAYIALISGTAVSCKVQKYERPEMKMPEAFRNDTVAAAGQNENIAKISYKDFFKDPVLVGLIDKAVAQNNDLQAALKQIEFASLAYNQSKWANVPAVSATIANASISRPSDNSMNGMMAGQFMGRKYTEDYSSSINISWEADIWGKIKGRKEQALTEYLKTQEAAKAVKTALVASVVQGYYNLLMLDTQLEITRSNLKYSDTTLQFLTKQQELGLTTALAVQQQEIVKDQILKTVPAIESSIALQENALSLLTGSMPDKIERSAGLNNVQSPDHIEAGIPSELLSYRPDIKTAELEVRKSVAAIHVAKMSMYPSLNITAQGGINAFQASKWFSIPGSLFGMAAGAIAQPVLNGKQLKTQYEQSKVLAEQAEINFKQSVLKAVGEVSDALVQIQKLEEQQKIAEGLVAKSNEAVKKADILFKYNAATYVEVILVQTNKLQAELDLASLKAQRLNAITALYRSVGGGWQ
- a CDS encoding DUF2652 domain-containing protein, whose product is MEASIQEGIILIPDFNGFTEFVFNTKLYTGEYIVRQLLSILIDMNDQYFEISEIEGYAILFYRYDQDPSYQKISKMLWNMQNAFNKKIAELSQALSVSIDLSLKFIVHYGKFSQYTIGNFRKLYGKTIVEAHQMLKNELAEQPSYVLFSDFFVEQIQKQKNDFNDDKVHLPEVGSIHYFEN